From Mauremys reevesii isolate NIE-2019 linkage group 10, ASM1616193v1, whole genome shotgun sequence, the proteins below share one genomic window:
- the PDIA2 gene encoding protein disulfide-isomerase A2 — MGLRLAKVDAMEETDLSAEFGVTGYPVLKLFRDGNRTHPIDFTGQRDAEGIVRWMRRKAGPSTELLQDEASAQEFIASQDVVVIGFFKDLQSKAAQGFYEVASDAVDVTFGVSNRTELFQKYSVTPDTVCLFKKFDEKRADFPLDAELGLNKEELSRFIVLHSLELVMEFTSQNSPKIFGAKILNHLLLFINKTLEPHLEILGSFRAAAPPFRGQVLFVLIDVNGEGAQVLQYFGLKSHEAPTMRFINTETNRKYRMATDEFTTQAVGSFAQAVLDGKVQPHLMSEEVPEDWDKHPVKVLVGKNFEQVAYDETKNVFVKFYAPWCTHCKELAPVWEELGEKYKNHENIIIAKLDATANEIMNLTIRGYPTLHYFPAGPDRKMIEYKSARDLETFSKFLENGGMLPVEETPPVVPESPEEPKDTNGTRPADAPESRDEL; from the exons ATGGGCCTGCGGCTGGCCAAGGTGGATGCGATGGAGGAGACAGACCTGAGCGCCGAGTTCGGCGTCACAGGGTACCCGGTGCTGAAGCTCTTCCGAGACGGGAATCGCACTCACCCCATAGACTTCACAG GGCAGCGGGACGCCGAGGGCATTGTGCGGTGGATGCGGCGGAAGGCCGGCCCCAGCACAGAGCTGCTGCAGGACGAGGCCAGCGCCCAGGAGTTCATTGCCTCCCAGGACGTCGTTGTCATCGGGTTCTTTAAG GACCTGCAGAGCAAAGCTGCCCAGGGCTTTTATGAAGTTGCCAGTGATGCCGTGGATGTGACCTTCGGGGTCTCCAACAGGACGGAGCTCTTCCAGAAATACAGCGTCACCCCCGACACCGTCTGCCTCTTCAAGAAG TTTGATGAGAAGCGGGCGGATTTCCCACTGGACGCGGAGCTGGGCCTGAACAAGGAAGAGCTCTCCCGCTTCATTGTCCTGCACAGCCTGGAGCTGGTGATGGAGTTCACCAGTCAG AACTCTCCAAAGATATTCGGGGCAAAAATCCTCAACCACCTGCTGCTGTTTATTAACAAGACCCTGGAGCCCCACTTGGAGATCCTGGGCAGCTTCCGGGCTGCTGCACCCCCGTTCAGGGGCCAG GTTCTCTTCGTGCTCATCGATGTGAATGGGGAAGGTGCCCAAGTGCTGCAGTACTTCGGCCTCAAGAGCCACGAGGCCCCCACCATGCGCTTCATCAACACCGAGACCAACAGGAAGTACCGCATGGCCACGGACGAGTTCACCACCCAGGCCGTGGGCTCCTTTGCCCAGGCTGTGCTCGACGGCAAGGTCCAG CCCCATCTCATGAGCGAGGAGGTCCCTGAGGACTGGGATAAGCATCCAGTTAAAGTCCTTGTGGGCAAGAACTTTGAGCAAGTGGCTTACGACGAGACCAAGAATGTTTTTGTGAAGTTCT ATGCCCCCTGGTGCACACATTGCAAGGAGTTGGCACCTGTCTGGGAGGAGCTGGGTGAGAAGTATAAAAATCATGAGAACATCATCATCGCCAAGCTGGATGCAACAGCCAACGAGATCATGAATCTCACCATCCGTGGCTACCCTACGCTGCACTATTTCCCTGCCGGGCCAGACAGGAAG ATGATTGAGTACAAGAGCGCCAGAGACCTGGAGACCTTCTCCAAGTTCCTGGAGAACGGTGGGATGCTGCCTGTGGAGGAGACACCGCCTGTG GTTCCTGAGAGCCCAGAGGAGCCCAAGGATACAAATGGGACACGCCCGGCGGATGCCCCTGAAAGCAGAGACGAGTTATga